One genomic region from Arthrobacter sp. YN encodes:
- a CDS encoding DUF5703 family protein, which produces MREQFPGSSVERQRDYARQYEYLVLTVGPDDSLPDARRRLAEHSEYGKWELERSVLYLGGGRRFWLRRKVYSVQRTV; this is translated from the coding sequence ATGAGAGAACAATTTCCGGGTAGCTCCGTAGAGCGCCAACGAGACTATGCACGTCAGTACGAGTACCTCGTCCTGACGGTGGGACCTGACGATTCTCTGCCCGACGCCCGGCGCCGGCTCGCGGAGCATTCCGAATACGGCAAGTGGGAGCTCGAACGCAGCGTGCTCTACCTTGGGGGTGGTCGCCGTTTTTGGCTGCGCCGCAAAGTGTATTCGGTGCAGCGGACCGTCTAG
- a CDS encoding acyl-CoA dehydrogenase family protein, producing the protein MAPEEILPDALLERLRGRAAGYDQNNGFFHEDLEELAAAGYLKLFVPESDGGFGLGLEAVAALQQRLATAAPATALAVNMHLVWTGVAQVMAARGDNSLDFVLKEAGQGEVFAFGISEAGNDSMLFDSGTVAEPLPDGSYKFTGRKIFTSLSRGWTRLGTFGKDSDARAGEGELVFGFLRRDEPGHETLSDWDTLGMRASASNTTLLHGAVVPAERIFRKLPVGPNKDLLIFAIFACFETLLAAVYTGVAQRAFTLGVENVKRRVSAKHGGRSFAQDPDIRWKVADAALAMDGIAPQISSVARDVDNLVDHGAQWFPRLVGLKSRATENARYVVDLAIRVTGGSSYFRGSEMERLYRDVLAGIFHPSNDESAHNTVANAWLGPLDN; encoded by the coding sequence ATGGCTCCCGAGGAAATCCTCCCCGACGCCCTGCTTGAGCGGCTGCGCGGCCGCGCTGCCGGCTACGACCAAAACAACGGGTTCTTCCATGAGGACCTGGAGGAGCTGGCCGCGGCCGGCTACTTGAAGCTTTTCGTACCGGAGTCCGACGGCGGATTCGGGCTCGGTCTTGAAGCGGTAGCTGCCTTGCAGCAACGGCTCGCCACGGCGGCCCCTGCCACAGCGCTGGCCGTCAACATGCACCTGGTGTGGACCGGCGTCGCGCAGGTCATGGCTGCCCGCGGCGACAACTCGTTGGACTTCGTCCTCAAGGAAGCGGGGCAGGGGGAAGTTTTTGCTTTCGGTATTTCCGAAGCGGGCAACGACTCCATGTTGTTCGACTCGGGCACCGTTGCCGAGCCGCTGCCCGATGGAAGTTACAAGTTCACCGGCCGGAAGATCTTCACCAGCCTTTCCCGGGGCTGGACCCGGCTGGGCACTTTCGGAAAAGACTCCGACGCCAGGGCCGGTGAGGGGGAACTGGTTTTCGGTTTTCTGCGCCGCGACGAGCCCGGACACGAAACCCTCAGCGACTGGGACACACTGGGCATGCGGGCCAGCGCTTCAAACACCACGCTCCTGCATGGCGCGGTGGTCCCGGCTGAGCGGATCTTCCGCAAGCTCCCGGTAGGACCCAACAAGGACCTTCTGATCTTCGCCATTTTCGCGTGCTTCGAAACGCTTCTCGCCGCGGTCTATACGGGGGTGGCCCAGCGTGCTTTCACTCTGGGAGTAGAGAACGTCAAACGCCGGGTGTCGGCCAAGCACGGTGGGCGCAGCTTCGCCCAGGACCCTGATATCCGGTGGAAGGTGGCCGACGCCGCACTGGCCATGGATGGCATTGCGCCACAAATATCCAGCGTTGCCCGGGACGTTGACAACCTGGTGGACCACGGAGCCCAGTGGTTCCCCCGTCTCGTGGGACTCAAATCCAGGGCGACGGAAAACGCGCGCTACGTGGTGGATCTAGCCATTCGGGTCACGGGAGGCTCCAGTTATTTCAGAGGCTCTGAGATGGAGCGCCTCTACCGGGACGTCCTGGCGGGAATCTTCCACCCGTCCAACGACGAATCTGCGCACAACACGGTGGCCAACGCCTGGTTGGGACCGCTGGACAATTAG